The Balaenoptera acutorostrata chromosome 10, mBalAcu1.1, whole genome shotgun sequence genome has a window encoding:
- the POMGNT2 gene encoding protein O-linked-mannose beta-1,4-N-acetylglucosaminyltransferase 2, which translates to MHLSAVLNALLVSVLAAVLWKHVRLREHAASLEEELALGSRAPEPAPAMRIDYAKALRILTEGGSHMVCTGRTHTDRLCRFKWLCYSSEAEEFIFFHGNASVMLPSLGSRRFQPALLDLSTVEDHNTQYFNFVELPAAALRFMPKPVFVPDVALIANRFNPDNLMHVFHDDLLPLFYTLRQFPGLAREARLFFMEGWGEGAHFDLYKLLSPKQPLLRAQLKALGRLLCFSHAFVGLSKITTWYQYGFVQPQGPKANILVSGNEIRQFARFLTEKLNVSHAGSPLGEEYLLVFSRTQDRLILNEAELLLALAREFQMKTLTVSLEDHAFADVVRLVSNASMLVSMHGAQLVTALFLPRGAAVVELFPYAVNPDHYTPYKTLATLPGMDLQYVAWRNTLPENTVTHPERPWDQGGITHLDRAEQARILQSREVPRHLCCRNPEWLFRIYQDTKVDIPSLIQTIRRVVKGRPGPRKQKWTVSLYPGKVREARCQASVQGASEARLSVSWQIPWNLKYLKVREVKYEVWVQEQGENTYVPYVLALQNHTFTENIKPFTTYLVWVRCIFNKTLQGPFADVLVCNT; encoded by the coding sequence ATGCACCTCTCGGCGGTGCTCAACGCCCTCCTGGTGTCGGTGCTGGCAGCCGTGCTGTGGAAGCACGTGCGGCTGCGCGAGCATGCGGCctccctggaggaggagctggccCTCGGCAGCCGAGCCCCGGAGCCCGCCCCGGCGATGCGGATCGACTACGCGAAGGCCCTGCGGATCCTGACGGAGGGTGGCTCGCACATGGTGTGCACCGGCCGCACGCACACCGACCGCCTCTGCCGCTTCAAGTGGCTCTGCTACTCCAGCGAGGCCGAGGAGTTCATCTTCTTCCACGGCAACGCCTCCGTGATGCTGCCCAGCCTGGGCTCCCGGCGCTTCCAGCCGGCCCTGCTCGACCTGTCCACCGTGGAGGACCACAACACCCAGTACTTCAACTTCGTGGAGCTGCCGGCCGCCGCCCTGCGCTTCATGCCCAAGCCGGTGTTCGTGCCTGACGTGGCCCTCATCGCCAACCGCTTCAACCCTGACAACCTCATGCACGTCTTCCACGACGACCTGCTGCCCCTCTTCTACACCCTGCGGCAGTTCCCCGGCCTGGCCCGCGAGGCCCGGCTCTTCTTCATGGAGGGCTGGGGCGAGGGCGCCCACTTTGACCTCTACAAGCTGCTCAGCCCCAAGCAGCCCCTCCTGCGGGCGCAGCTGAAGGCCCTGGGCCGGCTGCTGTGCTTCTCCCATGCCTTCGTGGGCCTCTCCAAGATCACCACCTGGTACCAGTATGGCTTCGTCCAGCCCCAGGGCCCAAAGGCCAACATCCTCGTCTCGGGCAACGAGATCCGGCAGTTTGCCAGGTTCCTGACGGAAAAGCTGAACGTGAGCCACGCAGGCAGCCCCCTGGGCGAGGAGTACCTCCTGGTCTTCAGCCGCACCCAGGACAGACTCATTCTGAATGAGGCAGAGCTGCTGCTGGCACTGGCCCGGGAGTTTCAGATGAAGACCCTGACGGTGTCCCTGGAGGACCACGCCTTTGCAGACGTGGTGCGGCTGGTCAGCAACGCCTCCATGCTGGTCAGCATGCACGGGGCCCAGCTGGTCACTGCCCTCTTCCTGCCCCGCGGGGCAGCCGTGGTGGAGCTCTTTCCCTACGCCGTCAACCCTGACCACTACACCCCCTATAAGACACTGGCCACGCTGCCCGGCATGGACCTCCAGTACGTAGCCTGGCGGAACACGTTGCCAGAGAACACGGTCACGCACCCAGAGCGGCCCTGGGACCAGGGGGGCATCACCCACCTAGACCGGGCCGAGCAGGCCCGGATCCTGCAAAGCCGGGAGGTCCCGCGGCACCTCTGTTGCCGGAACCCTGAGTGGCTCTTCCGAATCTACCAGGACACCAAGGTGGACATCCCGTCGCTCATCCAAACCATACGGCGCGTGGTGAAGGGCCGGCCGGGGCCGAGGAAGCAGAAGTGGACGGTCAGTCTGTACCCCGGCAAGGTGCGGGAGGCGCGGTGCCAGGCGTCGGTGCAGGGCGCCTCCGAGGCCCGCCTCAGCGTCTCCTGGCAGATCCCGTGGAACCTCAAGTACCTGAAGGTGAGGGAGGTGAAGTATGAGGTGTGGGTCCAGGAGCAGGGGGAGAACACCTATGTGCCTTACGTCCTGGCCCTGCAGAACCACACCTTCACCGAGAACATCAAGCCCTTCACTACCTACCTGGTGTGGGTCCGCTGCATCTTCAACAAGACCCTCCAGGGACCCTTTGCAGACGTGCTGGTGTGCAACACGTAG